Part of the Pseudomonas sp. ADAK13 genome is shown below.
GGGTCGAAAAGCTCGGGATGTATTTGAGCAACGCGCCTCCCCGGCATGTCAGATAGCAACTTTCGCCCCCCGGCGAATTACGCTGCAGCACTGCTACATAGCGTCGCAAATCCTGAACGGCGACGAAATTGTCCAGCAGGCTCTGGTCGATTGCCGCTTTGCTTGATGTCGACGGGATGACTTTGTAGAACGCCTGCACTGCGGCGATCACGTACGGATGAAGCGAATGCGAGGGGGGCAGGTACAGCCCTGCGTGATCGCTCCAGAACAACAGGTCCAGGGTCGGGCGGTTCTCGTCGACTACATTCACGTCTTGCACCGGGTCGAGCGCGACATAGCCGGGTGTCAGGGGAGGCACCAGAACGGCGCCCAGATAGTCTTTCCCCGAGAAAGGTCCCACGCGATCCCGGGCAGACCGGGCCGCATCATCGGCATGGGTAAACAGCGGGCCGCAAAATGAATGGAGATGCGGATTGTCGCTGAAGCTGTGTGGTTTCCTCTCGGAATGCCATTGCGCGGAGACCGGTTCCTGGCGACCCCAAATCCGGCTCGTCAACCGGATATACAGGTCGCCCTTGGTGGCCAGGTCCAGAACGTAGTCCTGCACGCGCATGGAACCTTCGAGCAGCCGCGTACTGACGCTGTGCGCCTCATTGACCAAACCGTATACCGCATCCGTTGCCGTCAGCTGATAGCTGAGCAATGCACCGTCGGCACAGAGCAGATACAGCGGGGGCACACGCCCGTTGGCCGAGTTCTTGACGAAGTTCAGTGCATTGGCGATCTCCTGCGGCCCGAAGAAGCTGTAGACCATGTCATCACCAGGTTCGCTGATCGCCTCGTTGTGGGCGCACAAGTACAAACCCTCGATGCGGTACCCCTGGGGCAACTGGCCGCCGACAAACACTTGTGCAAGCCGGGCGTAACTGTCCCTCACCAGTGGCAAGGTGGCCATGTACAGCGGCTGCTTGATTGCCTTGAGTACGTAACCAAACGCCAGTTGGGCAGTCGGTTTGTACAGCAGTTGAACATGACGCACCGCATCGAAGGCACGGGTAAATATCGGGCTGCAGGGCGGGTCGGCCTGGGTTGCACGGATCAACAGCGGCGGCGTGGGAAAGATATTGGCAATGAACGCCTCCCTGACCGGACGTGCAGGCCCCCACAACACACTGCCCTCAATCACGCGCAAGCTGCCCGCCTTCGCGACCTGAGTCACAAAGTCCAACGGCCGCAGTGTGCCTTCACGAATCTGCTGTTCGACCTGGTTGTCTGCGTAGTCCCCCCGGACCAGGTTGCGCGCCGCCAGCCTGTTTTTGAGGGCCTCTTCAAGGGCGGAATTCGACAGCTGGTAACTGAGGATAGAACCGTGAAAACCCAAGACATATTCACGCTTGATGTGCGCCTCGCGGTGCAACAAGGTCGACAACACCGCCGTGGGGATCATGCCGGTGTAGATGGCTTTTTCGGTGGCTGACAACAGGATCGGCACCTCCTGTTCCACCAGCGATGAGTATCGCGCGACGATCGTACTGCCCGTCGGATAAAGGCCCTTGGTAACGATTTGCCCAGGGTAAATCCAGTCGATGGTGAAGCCCCGTGGAGGCACCGCCAACGGCTCGGTCGCCGCAAACAAACCATTGCGCAACCTGAGGACCACCCCGCCGTAGATACGACGACGGCCCTCACCGACCAGCGCCGCGACATGGCGCACAGCATCATCGGGGCTGGCAAACGCCGGGCTCAAGCGCCGTCGCATGATGTTCTCGTAGCCCGACCAGGCACCACTCACCGCCCCCAATTTGTCCCAACATGGGCTGGTGCGCACCACATGAAGCTGCCCGCGTTGCGCCCAGGTCCTGACAAAGTCCAGTACCGGTGTCTGACCAGACGCCAGCAATGCCTCGCTCTCTTCAAATTCGGCGTCCACCGGCCCACCACTGCCGATGGTAATGGGTGACGGTACGTACCGCAGCAGCGCGCCCTCAAGGTTGGAAAAGTACACCGGCAGGTTGCTGCCGTTGTTGTATTTGCGGCCCCTGCGCACCGAGTCGTAGAGCGCGACGTACAGCACATTCGGCCTCACGAAATAAGCCGTCAGCCAGTCGATTGCCGCGTTCAAGCCCGTTGGCTTCCATTGTTGCGAGCGAAACAGGCTGTGCAGCACAAAGCCATTGGGAAACCGGTAGTCACCGCCGCCGGTCGCGGCAAACAGACTATTGAGTTTGAACAGGGTGTTAACCCCATCAATACACACCACCTCAGTGGCAATGAACTGCTGCTTGTCCTCGTGTTTGAGCACAAACGCAAAACAGTCCTGTGACGCCAGGTTGCGCCCATGCACCCGCGCATGCAGATTTCGCGCAGCCAGATCGGCCGTGGTAAATACCGCCCCGTAAGTGGTGTAGTCGGGCGGGCCGAGTCGGCGAGCGTAGTTGAAATGTGGCAGCCAATTGCGCTGAACCTTCGCGCGTGGCCCCCATAAAGGATTGCCGTCGATCACTCTCAAATCGCCGCTTTCAGCCAGCCGGGCAACCCACTGGGCTGGCTTGACCGCGTCGATGGCGAACGGCTCAATTCTGGAGGTGCTGCCGGGTGTATAGGACAACAACACGTCTTGCCCACCCGACAGATAAGCCGTTTGCCGCGATGCGATGACCGAGCGTGCTTCCTCGGGGGAAAACACCTGCAGATTGATCAACGCCTCTTCTCGCGACCAGCGACGCTGCTCGACCCAGGCAGGGTCTACCATCGACAGTGCTGGATGGGAGCCGTAACGCCCGTGCAACTCATAGTTCGGCGGAGGAATCAGCGGGCCCTGGGCATCCACCGGGAAAAACAGTGTGCCGTCAAACGGATTGGTCGGGCTTTCCACTGGCCGGGTGGCGATAAAACGCCCGTCTTCACCCTTGAGAATATAACCGCCGTAGTAACGGTCCCGACGATTGCCGACCTGTTCATGGGCGTACACCGCCGCATCGGTGGCCGAGAGAAATGAGCCGTTCCAACTCATGGCGTGCAACGAGGTCAGCAACGCGGAGCGTGTATCCACCGGCCCCACATCGCGCCACAGTGCGCCTGGCTGCACCACTGACAACTCGGTGACGGCAATTACTCGACGCACATAGTCCCTCGGGCTCAGGGTACCGTCCGCCAGCGCCGCCTGGGCGCCATTGTCGTCGAGTACGCCGTCAGGGCTCTGGTTGACCAGATCGCCCGCCGCACTGGCATGTGGCACCTTGATCTTGAGCAGTGCGCCATCTGCGACCTGCGCGTAAAGCCCCAGCCCAAGGCCCGGCTCCTGATTGATCCGGGTCGCACGCGCCTGGTTGATGGCGGACATCATCTGCGCCGGGGTCACAAAGGTGGAATACAACCAGCCTTCCCTGGCGCTGACTTCGGTTTCCGAAGGGGAGGCACGAACGTAGATGGCCTCAATGCCATGGTTGGCGGGTAACGCCCACTCGTTGTCGGCCTTCTTCGGAAAAACCCCAGTGGGTGAGAACGACGGCTGGCTCTGTGCGCTGGGAAAGGTCGCGACGTAGCGCTCCTCACCTGCCTGCTTGAGGACAAAACCAAATGAGTTAACCGCCGATTCAACCTGTGCGGCCTTCACCGCGTCTTCAGCACGGGTGAATATCGAGGTGCAGAGCGGTGGCGTCAGCGCCTTGGAGGTGAAGGGCTCGAACACCACCCAGTCCGCCGGTACTTTGCCTGCGTCGCCGCCCCACAAGGCGGTCGGCACGATCAGGCTGAGTTCGCCCAGCGTAGAGATTTTTTTCACCAGTTGATCGAATGAGCCGTATACCCCGACGGGATTACCCGGTCTTTTTCCGCTCCGGATCCACAGGGCGAAGCGGTGCTCTTGATACGAACCGCTGGGCGCGTAGCGAATCAGCGAGCCATCGGGGCCGGAGAGATACGCGGCCGGGAAGAACTCCCTATCATCAACGTCATGAGTAAAATCCGAGCCCGAGAAAAACCCCAGGAAGGCTTTCACCATCCGTGCATCAAATGAAGGATTCCGCGCCTGGATGAGGGCATGTTGCGCCGGGTGCGAATGGTAGCTGGCCACACAGGTGTAGCCCTTGGGCTGCTGGTAGTAACCTTCGGCGCTGAGCGCCAGGACCTTGAGCAAATCGAACTGCATGTCGGCGCCGGGCAGCGGTTCGGTGGCAAAGTACTTACCCGTCGCATCCCGCAGGATCACACCGCCGTACTCGCGCTCCCGGCGCGTGCCGATTTGCAGGTGAGCCCAGTAAGCCGCGTCCTCTTCCTTTAAAAATGCCGGACTCACTGGAGGCAGGCGTGTGGCGCCCCGGTTTGAAGCGGCCGCACGTTGTTGCCGCGATAGTCTGATAGCCATGAAAAACTCCTTGTCAGGCGGATGTGTCTTTTCAGTTGGCTAGCATTCTCGCCACACCCGCCTGTGCCCAAGCGGTAGGTAATTAGCGTGCAGCACCGTTAGGGTGCGCCGCCGTGCACGACCACCACCCAACGCTTCGACTTGGTGCGCCGCCCCACAAAGTGGCGCCCAAAACCCTCATAAACAGGCGATCTCCCCCCTCGGCACAGCCTTTGCAAAAGCCTGTGCAACGCCCTCATAACAACATTGAGTTCCTGGAGATCGCACCATGAAGCGTCGCAGCTTGATCAAGGCTTTCACACTGTCGGCATCCATCGCCGCGATGGGCATGACCTGGACCGTACAGGCCGCCGAGACCATCAAGGTCGGCATCCTGCACTCGCTGTCCGGGACCATGGCGATCTCCGAAACCTCGCTGAAAGACATGGCACTGATGACCATCGACGAGATCAACGCCAAGGGTGGTGTGAACGGCAAGATGCTCGAACCGGTAGTAGTCGACCCCGCGTCGAACTGGCCGCTGTTCGCTGAAAAAGGCCGGCAGTTGCTGACCCAGGACAAGGTCGCCGTGGTGTTCGGTTGCTGGACCTCGGTGTCGCGCAAATCGGTACTGCCGGTGTTCGAAGAGCTCAACGGCTTGCTGTTCTACCCGGTGCAATACGAAGGCGAAGAGATGTCGCCCAACGTGTTCTATACCGGTGCGGCGCCGAACCAGCAGGCGATCCCGGCGGTGGAATACCTGATGAGCGAAGAAGGCGGCGGCGCCAAGCGTTTCTTCCTGCTGGGCACCGACTACGTGTACCCGCGCACCACCAACAAGATTTTGCGTTCGTTCCTGCACTCCAAAGGCGTAGCGGATAAAGACATCGAAGAGGTCTACACCCCGTTCGGCCACAGCGATTACCAAACCATCGTGGCCAACATCAAAAAATTCTCGGCCGGCGGCAAGACCGCGGTGATCTCCACCGTGAACGGCGACTCCAACGTACCGTTCTATAAAGAACTGGCCAACCAGGGCCTGAAAGCCACCGACGTGCCGGTCGTCGCCTTCTCCGTGGGCGAAGAAGAACTGCGCGGCATCGACACCAAGCCACTGGTGGGCAACCTCGCGGCCTGGAACTACTTCCAGTCGGTGGAGAACCCGGTGAACAAGAAATTCGTGGCCGACTGGAAAGCCTACGCCAAGGCCCACAACCTGCCGGGCGCGGACAAAGCCGTGACCAACGACCCGATGGAAGCCACCTACGTGGGCATCCATATGTGGGCGCAGGCGGTGGAGAAAGCCAAGTCCACCGACGTCGACAAAGTGCGTGAAGCCATGGCCGGGCAGACCTTTGCCGCGCCGTCCGGTTTCACTCTGACCATGGACAAGACCAACCACCACCTGCACAAGCCGGTGATGATCGGTGAGATCCAGTCCGACGGGCAGTTCTCGGTGGTGTGGCAGACCCAGGAGCCGATCCGTGCCCAGCCGTGGAGCCCGTATATCCCTGGCAATGACAAGAAGCCGGATTACGCCGTCAAGAGCAACTGAACCAAGGGGTGTCGGCACCTGAGAGCTGACACAAACCCTGTGGGAGCTGGCTTGCCTGCGATGCGGACACCTCGGTATGTCTGATGCACCGCTATCGCAGGCAAGCCAGCTCCCACATTTGTTCGAGCAAGGCCCAAGAATATGCCCACTGCCCTCCACCGCTTCATCCTCGCCGTCCTGCTGTTGCTGCCCTTCGCCGCACACGCCAGCGACGCCGAAGACTTCCTTGCCGCCAACCCGATGCAACAAGCCAAGCTGCTCCAGGACTGGGCCGCCCAGCCCGACCCGGCACGCATCGAGCTGGTGGACGCCCTGCAACAAGGCCAGATCACGGTCAACGGTGAAGCCAAAACCGTGCGCCTGAACAACCGCCTGCGCGGCCTGATCGACAACGTACAAGCGAGCCAGGCACTGCTCGCCGCCGACCCCAAGGTGCGCCTCGCCGCCGCGCAAACCCTGCAAAAAAGCGCTACACCTGCGCAGCTGAAATTCCTCGACCAGCAACTCGCCGGCGAAACCAACGACGACGTGCACGTGGCCCTGAGCCTCGCCCTGGCCAACCTGCAATTGGTGGACGCCGACCCGGCCGTGCGCCTCGCCGCTGTGCGCTTGCTCGGTGGCACCGGCGACCCGCTGGCCCGCACTCGCCTGGAAGCCTTGCTCGCCCCCGGCGTCGAAGCCGACGCCGCCGTGCACACCGCCGCCGAAACCAGCCTGGCCCAGGTCAAGCGCAAGCTGATGGTGGGCGAGATCCTCGGCCAGGCCTTCAGCGGCATGTCCCTGGGTTCGATCCTGCTGCTGGCCGCGCTCGGCCTGGCGATCACGTTCGGCCTGCTCGGGGTGATCAACATGGCCCATGGCGAAATGCTGATGCTCGGCGCCTACTCCACCTACGTGGTGCAGTTGCTGATGCAGCGCTACATGCCCCAGGCCATCGAGTTCTACCCGCTGATCGCGCTGCCGGTGGCGTTTTTTGTCACCGCCGCCATCGGCATGGCCCTGGAGCGCACGGTGATTCGTCACCTCTACGGTCGCCCTCTGGAAACCCTGCTCGCCACCTGGGGCATCAGCCTGATGCTGATCCAGCTGGTGCGCCTGGTGTTCGGTGCGCAGAACGTTGAAGTGGCCAACCCGGAGTGGCTCTCCGGCGGGATTCAGGTGTTGCCCAACCTGGTGCTGCCGTACAACCGCATCGTGATCATCGCCTTCGCGCTGTTCGTGGTGGTGCTGACCTGGCTGCTGCTGAACAAGACACGCCTGGGCCTAAACGTACGGGCCGTGACCCAGAACCGCAACATGGCGGCCTGCTGCGGCGTGCCCACCGGGCGCGTGGACATGCTCGCCTTTGGCCTCGGCTCCGGCATCGCAGGCTTGGGCGGCGTAGCCCTGAGCCAGATCGGCAACGTCGGCCCGGACCTCGGCCAGAGCTACATCATCGACTCGTTCCTGGTGGTGGTGCTCGGTGGTGTCGGCCAGTTGGCCGGCAGCGTCATGGCGGCCTTTGGCTTGGGTATCGCCAACAAGATTCTCGAACCGCAGATCGGTGCCGTGCTCGGCAAGATCCTGATCCTCGCGCTGATCATTCTGTTTATCCAGAAACGCCCGCAGGGACTCTTCGCACTGAAAGGACGGGTGATCGACTGATGAACCAGCCATTGATGCTCACAGCCGCGCAAAAGGCCGGCCCCAAGTTGACCGTCGCGGTCGGCGCAGTGGTGCTGATCCTGCTGCTGGCGTTGCCATTGTTCTCGCTGCTGTCACCGGAAAATCCGCTGCACGTTTCCGCCTACACCCTGACGCTGGTGGGCAAGATTCTGTGTTACGCCATCGTCGCCCTCGCGCTGGATTTGGTGTGGGGTTATGCCGGGATGTTGTCCCTCGGCCACGGCCTGTTCTTTGCGCTGGGCGGTTACGCGATGGGCATGTACCTGATGCGCCAGGCCTCCGGTGATGAATTGCCGGCGTTCATGACGTTTTTGTCGTGGACCGAACTGCCGTGGTACTGGACCGGCACCAGCCACTTCCTCTGGGCCATGTGCCTGGTGGTGTTGGCGCCGGGATTGCTGGCGCTGGTGTTCGGTTTCTTCGCCTTTCGCTCGCGGATCAAGGGCGTGTATTTCTCGATCATGACCCAGGCCCTGACGTTTGCCGGGATGCTGTTGTTCTTTCGCAACGAGACCGGGTTTGGCGGCAATAACGGCTTTACCAATTTCCGCAGCATCCTCGGGTTTGGCATCACCGAACCGGGCACCCGGGCGGCGTTGTTTGTGGCCACCGTGGCGCTGTTGGTGGCGAGCCTGTACATCGGCTGGCGCCTGGCCCAGAGCAAGTTCGGCCGGGTGCTGACCGCGCTGCGGGATGCGGAAAACCGCCTGATGTTCTGCGGTTACGACCCACGCGGCTTCAAGCTGTTTGTGTGGGTGTTGAGCGCGGTGTTGTGCGGTTTGGCGGGGGCGTTGTATGTGCCGCAAGTGGGCATCATCAACCCCAGCGAGATGTCGCCAACCAACTCCATCGAAGCCGCTGTGTGGGTGGCCCTCGGTGGTCGCGGAACATTGATCGGCCCGTTGCTGGGCGCCGGTGTGGTCAACGGCATGAAGAGCTGGTTCACCGTGGCCTTTCCTGAGTACTGGCTGTTCTTCCTCGGTGCGCTGTTCATCATCGTCACCCTGTATTTGCCCAAGGGCGTGATCGGCCTGCTGAAGAAAAGGGGCGACCAATGAGAATCACAGCGACGGCCGAATTCATGCTCGAACCCATCCTCGAACCGAACAAAGACCAGGGCAGTGCCCGCGATGCCATCGGCCTCGGCCAGGCGGCAGGCAAAGGCCTGAACACCCGCCACGGCACGATCCTGACCCTGGAAGACATCAGCGTCAGCTTCGACGGCTTCAAGGCGTTGAACGACCTGAACCTGTACATCGGTGTCGGCGAATTGCGCTGCATCATCGGCCCCAACGGCGCGGGCAAGACCACGCTGATGGACGTGATCACCGGCAAGACCCGGCCCAGCCACGGCAAGGCCTGGTTCGGCGAAACCCTTGACCTGACCAGCATGAGCGAAGTGCAGATCGCCCAGGCCGGCATCGGGCGCAAGTTCCAGAAACCCACGGTGTTCGAAGCCCTCAGCGTGTTCGAAAACCTCGAACTGGCGCAGAAGACCGACAAGTCCGTATGGGCCAGCCTGCGGGCGCGCCTGAGCGGTGAACAGAAAGACCGCATCAGCGAAGTGCTCGACACCATCCGCCTCACCGCTTCGGTCAATCGCCCCGCCGGCTTGCTGTCCCACGGCCAGAAGCAGTTCCTGGAAATCGGCATGCTGCTGATGCAAGACCCGCAACTGTTGCTGCTGGACGAACCGGTGGCGGGCATGACCGACGCCGAAACCGAATTCACCGCCGAGCTGTTCAAGCGCCTGGCAGGCAAGCATTCGCTGATGGTGGTGGAGCACGACATGGGGTTTGTCGGTTCGATTGCCGACCACGTGACCGTGTTGCACCAGGGCAGCGTGCTGGCGGAAGGGTCGCTGGAACAGGTGCAGGAAAATGAGCGGGTGATCGAGGTTTACCTCGGTCGCTGATGCTTTATGTGGGAGCTGGCTTGCCTGCGATGGCATCGACACGGTGCAACTGATACACCGAGTCGCCTGCATCGCAGGCAAGCCAGCTCCCACAAGGAATTGAGGAGGTTTTGAACATGCTGCAAGTCGACAAGCTGCACCAGTACTACGGCGGTAGCCACATCCTGCGCGGGCTTTCCTTTGAGGTGAAAGTCGGCGAAGTCACCTGCCTGCTGGGCCGCAACGGCGTGGGCAAGACCACCTTGCTCAAGTGCCTGATGGGTTTGCTGCCCGCCAAGGAAGGTGCGGTGAACTGGGAAGGCAAGGCCATTACCGGTTTCAAACCGCACCAGCGCGTACACGCCGGGATCGCCTATGTGCCTCAGGGCCGGGAGATTTTTGGCCGGCTGACGGTGGAAGAAAACCTGCTGATGGGCCTGTCCCGTTTCCCCGGCGCCGAGGCCAGGGAAGTGCCGGCGTTCATCTACGAGCTGTTCCCGGTGCTGCTGCAAATGAAGCAGCGCCGTGGCGGTGATTTGTCCGGTGGCCAACAACAGCAGCTGGCGATCGGCCGGGCCCTGGCCAGCCGCCCGCGCCTGTTGATCCTCGACGAGCCCACCGAAGGCATCCAGCCGTCGGTGATCAAGGAGATCGGCGCGGTGATCAAAAAACTCGCGGCACGCGGTGACATGGCAATTCTGCTGGTGGAGCAGTTCTACGATTTTGCTGCTGAACTGGCCGACCAGTACCTGGTGATGTCCCGGGGCGAAATCGTCCAGCAGGGGCGTGGAGAAAATATGGAAAGCGAGGGTGTGCGCGGGCTCGTTACGATCTAATCTGTAGCGTCCTAACGATAAGCACTGACCATGACCCTACCAGCCCCCACCGCGCTGTTCACCCCCAGCTGGCACGCCGAGCTGGAACTCGGCTACGCGCGTTTCGGCGACACCACACGCCCGGTGATGCGCCGCCACCTCGGCCCGCTGCGGGTGCAAAAGCACCTGTACGCCGAGGGCCCCGAGGTGTGCCAGCACATCATCGTGCACCCGCCGGGCGGGATTGCCGGCGGTGATCGCCTCGATATCACAGCGCATGTGGCCGAAGGTGCCTGGGCGCAATTGACCAGCCCCGGCGCGGCCAAGTGGTACCGCGCCGGCGGCCCGGCCTACCAGAAGCTGGAGCTGACGGTTGAGGCCGGCGCCACCCTGGAATGGCTGCCGCAGGAGACCATCGTGTTCAGCGCGGCCCAGGCCGAACTCACCACCCGCATCGACCTGCAAGGCGATGCCCGGCTGTTTTACTGGGACGTGGTCGCCCTCGGACGCCCTGCCAGCGGCGAGCGTTTCGACCTCGGGCACTTCCAGTCACACCTGGATATCCGCCGCGACGGCCAGTTGATTTGGCATGAACGCCAGCGCATTGTGGGCGCCGACGGTTTGCTCGAATCGCCCATCGGGCTGGACGGGCAACCGGTGTTCGCGACCTTGCTGGTGACCGGTGAAATCGACAGTGAATTACTCGAACACTGCCGCTCGCTGCCCCACGCGGTACGCGGCGACCTGACCCAACTGCCCGGCCTGCTGGTGGCCCGCTGCCTGGCCAGTGAAGCGCTGCTGGCCCGCGGCTGGCTGATCGCGCTGTGGCGCCTGCTGCGCCCGGCGGTGTTGGGCCGAGAAGCGGTATCACCGAGAATCTGGAGCACATGAAGATCAAACGTTGACCCTGTCCCCTGTGGGAGCCAGGCTTGCCCGCGATGGCATCACCTCGGTGCATCAGCCCTACCGAGTCGTCAGCATCGCAGGCAAGCCAGCTCCCACAGAAAGCAGCTTTCACATTGGATCTCCGGTGTTTTTACGAATGTATTTCATAGTGGACCTTGAACGATGGACCTGACCCCACGGGAAAAAGACAAACTGCTGATCTTCACCGCCGGCCTGGTAGCCGAGCGGCGGTTGGCGCGCGGTGTAAAGCTCAACTACCCGGAAACCATCGCCTACATCTCTGCCGCGCTGATGGAAGGCGCCCGTGATGGCCGCACCGTCGCCGAGCTGATGCACTTCGGCACCACCCTGCTCACCCGCGAACAGGTGATGGAAGGCATTCCGGAAATGATCCCGGACATCCAGGTGGAAGCGACCTTTCCCGACGGCACCAAGCTGGTCACCGTCCACCAACCCATCGCCTGAGGCCTGCCATGTCCTTTTTGATACGTGATGCGGTGCACGCCGATTTGCCGGCCATTCGCGATATCTACAACGATGCCGTGCTGAACACCACGGCGATCTGGAACGAACAACCCGTGGACCTGGGCAACCGCCAGGCCTGGTTCAGCGCCCGTCAGTCGCAGTTCTACCCCATCCTGGTGGCCGTCGAAGACGAGCAGGTCACAGGCTATGCCTCGTTCGGCGACTGGCGGCCCTTTGAGGGCTTTCGCCACACCGTCGAACATTCGGTGTACGTGCGCAGCGACCAACGCGGCAAAGGCCTCGGCCCCCATCTGATGACCGCGCTGGTGGAGCGGGCGAAAGCCTGCAACAAACACGTGATGGTCGCCGCCATCGAGAGCGGCAACCAGGCCTCGATCCGCCTGCATGAGCGCCTGGGTTTTGTCACCACCGGGCAGATGCCCCAGGTCGGCACCAAGTTCGGTCGCTGGCTGGACCTGACCTTCATGCAACTGACACTCAACCCTGGCGCCGAACCGCCCAAGGAGTGACACCGATGAACGCCCAACTGCGTCGAGTCAATGCCGAGAGTTTTGCCCATTACCGCCAGGGTTTGGTTGAGCTGCTGCTGGACGCCGTAAAGCACGGCGCTTCGGTAGGCTTCATGGCCGACTTCGACGAAACCCAGGCCCGCAGCTACCTCAGCGGCGTGCAGGCGAGTATCGAAGACGGCAGCCTGCTGCTGTGGGTGGTGGTGCGCGATGAAGTCGTGGTGGCCAGTGTGCAATTGGCGCTGTGCCTGAAAGCCAACGGCCTGAACCGTGCCGAAGTGCAAAAGCTGCTGGTGCACAGCGAGGCCCGGCGCCGGGGTCTCGGCCAACAGCTGATGGCCGCCCTGGAGCTGAGCGCCCGCCAGTACAAACGCGGGCTGTTGTACCTGGACACCGAAGCCGGCTCTGGCGCCGAAGCCTTCTACCAGTCGCTGCGCTATACCAAGATCGGTGAACTGCCCAACTACTGCCAAAGCCCGGACGGGCGCTACACCCCGACCGCCATCTACTTCAAGACCCTGGGACAACCTGCATGATTCCTGGCGAATTTCAGATCCAGCCTGGCGACATCGAACTCAACGTGGGCCGGCGCACCGCCACCCTGAGCGTCGCCAACAGCGGCGACCGGCCGATTCAGGTCGGCTCCCATTACCATTTTTTCGAAACCAACGACGCGCTGACGTTCGACCGCGCCGCCAGCCGTGGCATGCGCCTGAACATCCCGGCGGGCACGGCCGTGCGCTTTGAGCCGGGGCAGAGTCGCGACGTGGAACTGGTGGAATTGAGCGGCAAGCGCCGGGTGTTCGGGTTTGCCGGACGCATCATGGGCGACCTGTAGTTTTTCTGGTGTCTGCTCGGGCCTCATCGCAGGCAAGCCTGCTCCCACAGGGGAATGCGTTCCAAATGTGGGAGCGGGCTTGCCCGCGATAGAGAGCGAAGCGAACGATTTCAAACTTTCCTGAATCTCAAGGCATGCACATGAAGATTTCCAGACAAGCCTACGCCGACATGTACGGCCCCACCGTCGGTGACAAGGTCCGCCTGGCCGACACCGAGCTGTTCGTCGAAGTAGAACAGGACTTCACCGTCTACGGCGAAGAAGTGAAATTCGGCGGCGGCAAGGTGATCCGCGACGGCCAGGGCCAGAGCCAACTGCTCGCCCATGAGGTGGTCGACACCCTGATCACCAACGCGCTGATCATCGATCACTGGGGCATCGTCAAGGCCGACGTCGGCCTGAAAAACGGCCGCATCGCCGCCATCGGCAAAGCCGGCAACCCGGACATCCAACCCGGCGTGACCATCTGCGTCGGCGCCAGCACCGAAGTGATTGCCGGTGAGGGCATGATCCTCACCGCCGGCGGCATCGACACCCACATCCACTTCATTTGCCCACAGCAAATCGAAGAGGCGCTGACCAGCGGCGTCACCACCATGATCGGCGGCGGCACGGGACCGGCCACCGGCACCAACGCCACCACCTGCACCTCCGGCCCGTGGCATTTGGCGCGTATGCTCCAGGCCTCCGACTCGTTCCCGATGAACATCGGCTTCACTAGCAAAGGCAACGCCAGCCTGCCGGAGCCGCTGATCGAACAGGTCAAGGCCGGCGCCATTGGCCTCAAGCTGCACGAAGACTGGGGCACC
Proteins encoded:
- the urtD gene encoding urea ABC transporter ATP-binding protein UrtD, with the protein product MRITATAEFMLEPILEPNKDQGSARDAIGLGQAAGKGLNTRHGTILTLEDISVSFDGFKALNDLNLYIGVGELRCIIGPNGAGKTTLMDVITGKTRPSHGKAWFGETLDLTSMSEVQIAQAGIGRKFQKPTVFEALSVFENLELAQKTDKSVWASLRARLSGEQKDRISEVLDTIRLTASVNRPAGLLSHGQKQFLEIGMLLMQDPQLLLLDEPVAGMTDAETEFTAELFKRLAGKHSLMVVEHDMGFVGSIADHVTVLHQGSVLAEGSLEQVQENERVIEVYLGR
- the ureA gene encoding urease subunit gamma, translated to MDLTPREKDKLLIFTAGLVAERRLARGVKLNYPETIAYISAALMEGARDGRTVAELMHFGTTLLTREQVMEGIPEMIPDIQVEATFPDGTKLVTVHQPIA
- the urtE gene encoding urea ABC transporter ATP-binding subunit UrtE; amino-acid sequence: MLQVDKLHQYYGGSHILRGLSFEVKVGEVTCLLGRNGVGKTTLLKCLMGLLPAKEGAVNWEGKAITGFKPHQRVHAGIAYVPQGREIFGRLTVEENLLMGLSRFPGAEAREVPAFIYELFPVLLQMKQRRGGDLSGGQQQQLAIGRALASRPRLLILDEPTEGIQPSVIKEIGAVIKKLAARGDMAILLVEQFYDFAAELADQYLVMSRGEIVQQGRGENMESEGVRGLVTI
- the urtB gene encoding urea ABC transporter permease subunit UrtB codes for the protein MPTALHRFILAVLLLLPFAAHASDAEDFLAANPMQQAKLLQDWAAQPDPARIELVDALQQGQITVNGEAKTVRLNNRLRGLIDNVQASQALLAADPKVRLAAAQTLQKSATPAQLKFLDQQLAGETNDDVHVALSLALANLQLVDADPAVRLAAVRLLGGTGDPLARTRLEALLAPGVEADAAVHTAAETSLAQVKRKLMVGEILGQAFSGMSLGSILLLAALGLAITFGLLGVINMAHGEMLMLGAYSTYVVQLLMQRYMPQAIEFYPLIALPVAFFVTAAIGMALERTVIRHLYGRPLETLLATWGISLMLIQLVRLVFGAQNVEVANPEWLSGGIQVLPNLVLPYNRIVIIAFALFVVVLTWLLLNKTRLGLNVRAVTQNRNMAACCGVPTGRVDMLAFGLGSGIAGLGGVALSQIGNVGPDLGQSYIIDSFLVVVLGGVGQLAGSVMAAFGLGIANKILEPQIGAVLGKILILALIILFIQKRPQGLFALKGRVID
- the urtC gene encoding urea ABC transporter permease subunit UrtC, which translates into the protein MNQPLMLTAAQKAGPKLTVAVGAVVLILLLALPLFSLLSPENPLHVSAYTLTLVGKILCYAIVALALDLVWGYAGMLSLGHGLFFALGGYAMGMYLMRQASGDELPAFMTFLSWTELPWYWTGTSHFLWAMCLVVLAPGLLALVFGFFAFRSRIKGVYFSIMTQALTFAGMLLFFRNETGFGGNNGFTNFRSILGFGITEPGTRAALFVATVALLVASLYIGWRLAQSKFGRVLTALRDAENRLMFCGYDPRGFKLFVWVLSAVLCGLAGALYVPQVGIINPSEMSPTNSIEAAVWVALGGRGTLIGPLLGAGVVNGMKSWFTVAFPEYWLFFLGALFIIVTLYLPKGVIGLLKKRGDQ
- a CDS encoding urease accessory protein UreD, which encodes MTLPAPTALFTPSWHAELELGYARFGDTTRPVMRRHLGPLRVQKHLYAEGPEVCQHIIVHPPGGIAGGDRLDITAHVAEGAWAQLTSPGAAKWYRAGGPAYQKLELTVEAGATLEWLPQETIVFSAAQAELTTRIDLQGDARLFYWDVVALGRPASGERFDLGHFQSHLDIRRDGQLIWHERQRIVGADGLLESPIGLDGQPVFATLLVTGEIDSELLEHCRSLPHAVRGDLTQLPGLLVARCLASEALLARGWLIALWRLLRPAVLGREAVSPRIWST